In Syntrophomonadaceae bacterium, the DNA window TGGTAAAAAGGCTGAAACCGAGGGTTTTAAAAATGTTGGCAGGCTGTTTAAAGCAATTGCGGAGGCTGAGACCATTCATGCACTGAAACACCTGGAAATTACAGGCAAGGTAAAAACCACAGCGGAAAACCTTACTGCTGCGGTAGAGGGCGAGCATTACGAATTTACCGCCATGTACCCTGAATTCATTAAAGACGCTGAAACAGAAGGGCATTCTGATGCCCTGAGGAGCTTCAAATTCGCATTAGAAGCTGAAAAGGCCCATGGCAGCCTGTTTGCCGAAGTAAAGGCAATGGTTGAAAAAGGCAAAGACTTAGAAACCGAGGGACTGCATCTTTGTCCTGTGTGTGGCTATGTAGGCCTTGACCCTGTCCCAGCCAATTGCCCTATTTGTAAAGCCCGGTCAGCTTCTTTTATTGCCTTTTAACCTGCCTATTAAT includes these proteins:
- a CDS encoding rubrerythrin family protein; translated protein: GKKAETEGFKNVGRLFKAIAEAETIHALKHLEITGKVKTTAENLTAAVEGEHYEFTAMYPEFIKDAETEGHSDALRSFKFALEAEKAHGSLFAEVKAMVEKGKDLETEGLHLCPVCGYVGLDPVPANCPICKARSASFIAF